In the genome of Crassaminicella thermophila, the window GCTATTACCATAGAACCTAAAGTAAAAGATTTTCTCATCCCCTCTCACCATACAGCAGAAAAAGGCGGACAAGTAGCTTATAAACTTGTTGGCTTAGAACCTATGTTTGATATGGGATTAAGATTAGGAGAAGGATCAGGCGCAGCCCTTGCATTTAATTTCATAGAAGCTGCTACCTATATGTTAAAGGAAATGATTACTTATAAAGAAGCAGGTATTATTCTTTAGACAAAAAAAAAGCGGCTAAGCCGCTTTTTTAAAGTTTTTCCAACAATCTCATAATCATTACTGCTGCTTCTGCCCGAGTAGCAAAATCTTTTGGAGCAAATTCACCTGTATCTCTTCCTTTTATTATACCTAATTCATAAGCTCCTTTTACATCTTTTAGAGCCCAAGAACTTATATCTTTTTGATCTACAAATGATAACAATGGCAATTGTTTTATTTTATGCAGATTTCCTTTTTTTTCATAGGCTCTCATTACTAATGCTGCAATTTCTTCTCTTTTAATAGTACGATTTGGTTGAAAATTGCCATCTCCCAATCCTTTTACAATTCCTTCTCGAAAAGCAGCTTCAATATACACTGCCTTATTTGTATTTTCTTTCACATCTTTAAAAATCCCTTCATAAGGCTTTGTCTGAAGCCCTAACACATTTACAACAAATTCTGCAAATTCTGCTCTGGTAATTTTATCATTCGGCTTATAAAGATTATTCTGTTTTGGTGATACAATCCCCTTTTCACCTAAATACAATATATCTTTTTGGGCCCAATGGTCTTTTATATCATCATATATGAATTTTTTCATCCATCCATTTTTATCATTTTCTTCAACTACAGTCGTAAAATTCCATGTCTTGTTAATTTCTACTGTGGTTTGATCATCAAATAATATACTTCCTTTAACAGATACTGTATATTTTTCACCCTTTGCTAATGGATTAGAAGGTATGATCAATATGCTTTCTTGAAGTTTTTCATCTTTTGTTGGCGTATTTATATAAGTATCAACAATACTTCCTTTGCTATTTTTTAATGTAGCTTTTTCTAAGATAAATTTTTTAATATTTTTTTTACTGAAATAAGATAAGGATATAGGATATCCTACCATGTCTTTTTTTGTATAAAATCTTAACGGATTAGGTATTTCATTTCCATCCCAAGAAGTTGGAACATCCTCTTGATCTTTTATAGGATACACTACAAGCTTGTCTTCTAAAGTCTTTTTGCCTCCAAAGGTAAAAGTATAGTACTTTTCTTTTTCTCCATACCCTAAGTCTACAAAAAAAGGATTAATCCAAACTAAACGGTGATAAGGTGCATCCATTAAAGCATCTATTGCTTCTTTATAATCTTTTTGTCCAAAACTCACATTTTCTGACATATAACTACCAACATATCCAAAAGCACCTGCTCGACTATAAGATTCTGTTCCAGTAAACCCCTTATCATTAGAAAATTCTTGATGAATCAATTTTTTATTTATGGCCATATAGTTAGAATGCCCCATTGCTGCAGCATTTAACGAATCATTTAGACTAAATTCTTTAAGACCTAAAAATCTTCTATACCGATTTGCATAATTTATCACTTTTTTTTGTTCTTCTGTTGGCTTTGATAATTCATCTACTGCATTTTCACTAACTATAAACTGCCAGCTTTCCTTTATCATTTTCTGGTCTTCTAAGACGATATTTAAATCTACTTTATATTGCCCAGGTTTTAGAGGATTTACTGGTTTATAAGAAATAGTCTGAAACCTTTGATCATATTCAGCTGCAACTTTATTTCCATTTAATT includes:
- a CDS encoding CAP and S-layer homology domain-containing protein; protein product: MKNKVKYIFLMLLFIIISSVYTIAYADNVIGYFPPQPKDVTVLVSKPSISMQLVLNNNVVKEIDMKLNGNKVAAEYDQRFQTISYKPVNPLKPGQYKVDLNIVLEDQKMIKESWQFIVSENAVDELSKPTEEQKKVINYANRYRRFLGLKEFSLNDSLNAAAMGHSNYMAINKKLIHQEFSNDKGFTGTESYSRAGAFGYVGSYMSENVSFGQKDYKEAIDALMDAPYHRLVWINPFFVDLGYGEKEKYYTFTFGGKKTLEDKLVVYPIKDQEDVPTSWDGNEIPNPLRFYTKKDMVGYPISLSYFSKKNIKKFILEKATLKNSKGSIVDTYINTPTKDEKLQESILIIPSNPLAKGEKYTVSVKGSILFDDQTTVEINKTWNFTTVVEENDKNGWMKKFIYDDIKDHWAQKDILYLGEKGIVSPKQNNLYKPNDKITRAEFAEFVVNVLGLQTKPYEGIFKDVKENTNKAVYIEAAFREGIVKGLGDGNFQPNRTIKREEIAALVMRAYEKKGNLHKIKQLPLLSFVDQKDISSWALKDVKGAYELGIIKGRDTGEFAPKDFATRAEAAVMIMRLLEKL